The proteins below are encoded in one region of Chloroflexota bacterium:
- a CDS encoding DNA cytosine methyltransferase — translation MEYTVRHMPGLLDQVNASIDHTPSLHTQSVVSLFSGCGGMDLGFLGGFRFAGHYYEELPFRIDWANDISTAACETYSLNFNHDINCGDVMEVLDSLPETADIVIGGFPCQDVSINGSRLAGSGKRTILYKAMLEVIRRTRPKVFVAENVKGLLMSHGRDFYREMMADFSALEGYQVSDRLYLAADYGVPQMRERIFIIGVRGEKSFMHPVRVFDETQRLTAGDVLRDLEDLPKDTDFSHVWSLANASPDQGSRKLTEHKPSSTIRAECHGNIQFHYKLDRRISMREAARLQSFPDEFVFPFGLRETERQIGNAVPPVLAWHLACAVRNYLNDARML, via the coding sequence ATGGAATACACGGTTAGACATATGCCGGGTCTTCTTGACCAAGTGAACGCAAGTATAGACCACACTCCATCGTTGCACACGCAGAGTGTTGTGAGTCTCTTCTCTGGATGTGGCGGAATGGATCTCGGATTCCTTGGTGGATTTCGTTTTGCTGGTCACTACTACGAGGAGCTACCCTTCAGAATTGATTGGGCGAACGACATAAGTACGGCGGCCTGCGAAACCTACTCTCTTAACTTTAACCATGACATCAATTGTGGAGATGTTATGGAAGTGCTCGACAGTTTGCCAGAAACCGCTGATATTGTGATCGGCGGTTTTCCATGCCAGGACGTTTCCATTAACGGTTCGAGGCTCGCAGGAAGTGGCAAGCGGACAATTCTCTACAAAGCGATGTTGGAAGTGATTCGTCGGACACGTCCAAAAGTTTTCGTGGCTGAAAACGTCAAGGGTTTGCTCATGTCTCATGGGCGAGACTTTTATCGCGAGATGATGGCTGACTTCTCTGCCCTTGAAGGATATCAAGTGTCAGATCGTCTCTATCTTGCTGCGGATTACGGTGTGCCCCAAATGCGAGAACGTATATTTATCATAGGTGTGAGGGGCGAGAAATCATTCATGCATCCCGTCCGGGTATTTGATGAAACACAGCGACTCACAGCTGGGGATGTGCTACGAGACCTAGAGGACTTGCCCAAAGACACAGACTTTAGTCATGTATGGAGTCTAGCGAACGCTAGTCCTGATCAAGGTAGTAGGAAACTAACTGAACACAAGCCATCCTCGACGATCAGGGCAGAGTGTCATGGAAACATCCAATTCCATTACAAACTTGATCGGCGAATCTCGATGAGAGAAGCAGCCCGTCTACAGTCTTTCCCCGATGAGTTTGTTTTTCCTTTTGGCTTGCGCGAGACCGAGCGCCAGATCGGAAACGCGGTTCCGCCAGTTCTCGCTTGGCATCTGGCTTGTGCTGTGCGGAATTATCTTAATGACGCCCGAATGCTTTGA
- a CDS encoding very short patch repair endonuclease produces MGDILSPEQRSERMSLIRSRDMKPELVIRRLTHAMGYRYRLHRRDLPGRPDMAFISRRKAIFVHGCFWHRHARCRLARLPKSRQDYWLPKLEGNRVRDLHSQTELQRMGWGVLVIWECEVKWVRDQSELKGKIRQFLDSSLVANPH; encoded by the coding sequence ATGGGTGACATCCTGTCGCCAGAACAGCGTAGCGAGCGGATGTCCCTCATTCGCAGTAGGGACATGAAGCCCGAACTGGTGATTCGTAGACTGACGCACGCTATGGGGTATCGCTATCGGCTTCACCGCCGGGATCTGCCTGGCCGCCCGGACATGGCGTTCATATCCCGGCGTAAGGCTATCTTTGTTCACGGATGCTTTTGGCACCGACACGCAAGGTGTCGTCTTGCCCGGTTACCCAAGTCGCGGCAAGATTATTGGCTGCCAAAACTCGAAGGGAATCGAGTGCGAGATTTACACAGTCAGACTGAGCTTCAACGGATGGGCTGGGGCGTGTTGGTGATATGGGAGTGCGAAGTCAAGTGGGTCAGGGATCAGAGCGAGCTAAAAGGGAAAATCAGGCAGTTCCTTGACAGCAGTTTGGTAGCCAACCCTCACTGA
- a CDS encoding restriction endonuclease — protein MTPECFEGVLTEAVSALNEAVQRGTEDYRDSKRFEKQVLAALENAVENTRAKAKESFHPHAFPDISVNGFGVEVKHTNKDSWLAVGNSIFEGMRDESVEKVYVVFGKMGGWPAVKWARYEDCVTHVRISHAPRFVVDMTHEGQPLFEVMRLSYEEFSGLSPEDKMGHVRAYSRGRLKPGERLWWLENREEQEHALPIEVRLYRHLSQDEKRELRAEAAILCPQICGPSRPGGKYDGAALYLLTRHGVFCPQARDLFSAGSVALRKDDQRGGNYVLRALQDIEDLMKDTIQRLEEELFVEYWGKSYPPSERIREWLKRADSYARDWTPSQHLFTDF, from the coding sequence ATGACGCCCGAATGCTTTGAAGGCGTTCTGACCGAAGCCGTATCTGCTTTGAATGAGGCAGTCCAACGCGGCACCGAAGATTACCGAGATTCCAAACGCTTTGAGAAGCAAGTCCTCGCGGCTCTAGAGAATGCTGTTGAAAACACTAGGGCGAAAGCAAAGGAATCCTTTCACCCACACGCTTTCCCTGACATTTCAGTAAACGGGTTCGGCGTTGAGGTTAAACACACCAACAAAGATTCCTGGCTCGCAGTTGGAAATAGCATATTTGAAGGTATGCGGGATGAATCCGTAGAGAAGGTGTATGTGGTCTTCGGCAAGATGGGTGGATGGCCGGCGGTCAAGTGGGCTAGATATGAGGATTGTGTCACGCATGTCCGTATCTCTCATGCACCGCGATTTGTTGTTGACATGACCCATGAGGGCCAGCCTCTATTCGAAGTAATGAGGTTATCCTACGAGGAGTTTAGCGGCTTGTCTCCAGAAGATAAAATGGGTCATGTGCGGGCTTATTCCAGAGGACGACTCAAGCCGGGAGAACGTCTCTGGTGGCTGGAGAACCGCGAGGAACAGGAGCATGCATTACCTATTGAAGTGAGGCTCTATAGACACTTGTCCCAAGACGAGAAAAGAGAGTTGCGGGCTGAGGCTGCTATTCTATGTCCACAAATATGCGGGCCATCTAGGCCGGGAGGCAAATATGATGGCGCGGCCCTTTACTTGCTGACACGACATGGTGTGTTTTGTCCACAAGCTCGCGATCTATTTTCGGCAGGGAGCGTGGCACTGCGAAAGGACGATCAAAGAGGCGGGAATTATGTGCTACGGGCATTGCAAGACATAGAAGATCTTATGAAGGACACCATTCAGCGTCTCGAAGAAGAACTCTTTGTCGAATACTGGGGCAAGTCCTATCCGCCGAGTGAACGGATCCGTGAATGGCTCAAAAGGGCGGACAGCTATGCTCGCGATTGGACGCCATCTCAACACCTGTTTACCGATTTCTGA